The sequence CCGTAGTTTCAAAAGCCGGGCACACTTATGATATAATTCAGCGGGATTATGGGGTTGATATTTCGATTAGAAAAATCGACTTCTTTAACGGACAACAAATTGACATGGGTGCAGTACTAGATTGTCAGTTGAAATCTACAATAAACTGGTCAATAGATGACACGCATATAATTTATGATATGGAGGCTCCTGCTTATAATAAATTAATTTATAGAAGTCAAAATGGCGCATATCCGTGTCTACTGGTGCTCTTATGTCTACCGCGAGATTCTGCAAATTGGGTTTTATTGAATGAAGAAAAATTGGAACTAAGAAAATGTTGTTACTGGATGTATCTTTCTGGAAATCCCACTGAAAATACTCATACAATTCGAATTAGAGTACCTCGTTCCAATACATTTACACCTGATGCAATCCCAGAGATTTTGAGTTCCGCAATGAGAGATGAGTTATGAAGATGCAACTCTCAGAACGAGAATTGTCAAAGATTACTTTAACGGATCTTACTCGATTTCTTGAAAATAAAGGATGGAAATTGGGGGAGTTTGCTGATTCAAGGCGTTTGCTGTTTTATGGGCCTGTTTCTGACAGAGGAAATCCATTGCAAATCGTGGTTCCTTCATCAGATAGTTATATCGATTATTATGAGCGAATTAACGACCTTTTAAATACATTATCAAATATATATTCTGAATCAATTGAAACTATCCTTAGTAGAATTGCTTTAGTTTCTCATGATCTATTACGTATGAAGGTGATGAGTAGCCTTACTGAAAATAATACTATTCCGCTTGATGTAGCAGTAAATGAAGTTAAAGGCCTCAAAGGTTTATTTTTATGGGGGGCTTGTTCTGAATATACTAGTAAACCACATTTCGATAAAGCTATAAGCCTTGCAGAAAAACATGTAAGGAACTGTAGATTTGGTCATACTTTTGAAGGGAGTTTCGGTTTTACAATTTCTTCTCCACTATTGTCCGATTATAGTCAATTAAGTTTGTATACAGGTGAAGTTGAGCCCCCCTATGAGCGTAGGGTTATGGAACGAATAGTCAGAGGATTATCTATAATGAAAGAAGCTGTTATTGAAGACAATGCGGCGATGTTTGTTGATAATTTTACGATTGGTTTTAATGCCAGAATGTGTGACGCTTTAGTCGAAATGAGTAATGAGCAGAAAAACTTACTTTCCTTTGAAATTGATTGGAGTTATCAAATTAATCCTTCGCCAGGTCTTTCTAAAATACGGTGGATTGAAATAGGCCCAAAAGAAATTGAACTCGCAAAATACGCTTCTGACGAACTAAAAAAAATTGCTCCATTTCAAGAAACTATAATTGGAAAAATTACGACTCTGCATTCTGTGATCGAGCCTTTGAGTGATATCGAGATTCCTCGCTCTGCCGTTATAAAGTATAAATATGAAGATCATTCGGTTGATGTAAAGCTAGAGCTAAATAAAAATCAATACCTTCAAGCTTATGAAGCTCACGGAGCAGGTAAGACAATTCGTGTAAAAGGTGATCTATATAGAAAGGGTAGTATTTGGAAAATGGATAATATATCATCGGTTGAGATTTTATAAATCTATTTTGCGCACGACTACGCATAACTATCGGTGCTTCCGCAGCGCTTCGAGATGCTTGCGCACTCTCGCTTGGCCTTCGGCACATTGGCGCAGTCACTCGAATTGCAGAGCAATTCTCGCGCCTGTCTTCGCTAAAGCTCAGCACGCAAACGTCGGAACACCTTGGTCGTTAGACGCCAGGCTGGCAAAATCAACTTTTTAAGAATAATTGTATAAAGTTCTTGTATGTAATACCAAATTGTGATACATTCTATTTGTGATCAGTTTAAGAATACCGCCGGAATTAGAGAGAAAGTTGGACTCGTTTGCAAAATCTGAGGGGAAAAGTCGCTCTGAAATTGTAAAAGAGTCAATTCTTGAATATATAAAGAATCATAGTTCAAGTAAAACTCCCTTTGAGTTAGGGGAAGATTTATTCGGTAAACATTCAGCCAATGACAAGAAATTAGCCGAGAATAGAAAAGTTACCTTAAATAAAATATTAAAGGACAAGAATGAAAAACGCCGCGCTCGTTGATTCTGGTCCGATTATAGCATTATTCAATTCATCTGATGATTATCATAAATCAGTCTTTAAGTTTCTAAAAGGGTTTAAAGGTTCTTTATTTACGACTTGGCCAGTAATAACTGAAGTCATCTACTTACTCTCCTTTTCAATCGATGCTCAATCCGATTTCTTAGAATGGATAGAACGTGAGAGTGTGCAAATTTTAGATGTAACATTGGATGATCTAAAATATATTAAGAGTCGGATGCAAAAATATTCAGATTTGCCAATGGATTTAGCAGATGCGTCATTAATGTGCATCGCCGAAAGGGAAGGGATTTATAATATTATTAGTATAGATTCCGACTTTTCTATATATAAAACTCTAAAAGGCAAATATCTAACAAATTTATTTAAGAATTAAGCCAGCCCAGCTTATAACTATCGGTGCTTCCGCTTCGCTTCGAGATTGCTTCGCAACTCTCGCTCGGCCTGCGGCACATTGGCTCAGTCACTTGAATTGCATGGCAATTCTCGCGCCTGTCTTCGCTGACGCTCAGCGCGCCAACCCTTAGTCGTCGGGCGCAAGCCAGACCAACATTTTATAAAAAATCGCTGCCCGTAACATATAAAAATTGTATGATTTCTATTTTAGATGATTAGGATACGATAATGAAAGTAGAAAATTTTTATTGGACTTTTGAAACAGATGAATTTCCTATTTTACACGTTAATAATGGATATTGTAATGAAGAGCGAATCCTGGGCGAAAGATTGTACGACCATTTTAATGATAATTCATTAAATCCCGAACTTCCTAGCTTTACAGATTGGGGATTTGTATTTAATTTTAAATGTCAGAACAACTATTTTGTTTTCATCATAAGATGTTTAAATGTTAGCGATAAACTATTTGGAATCATGATTTATAAGAGAGACAGCTTAATAACTAATTTAGTAGATAGTTTATTCAATAAAAAAATTAATATCGATAAGTTAGTACATCTAATCGAAATTATTCTCAATTCAGAAACTTCACTTTATAAGATTCGAAGATATTCGGAAACTGAATGGAGAAATTTTTTTAAAAATACGAACATTGCCGAAGTGGAATATTGTAAAGAATAAAGGAAATCGTTGCCGCCCCCTGTCTTTACTTTGCACTCTCGCTTGGGCCGGGCCTCCACCACATTTTATTCTCCACTTTTCCGCAGCGCTCGCTCGCGCAAATTAGCTATCATTAAGAGAAACATTGCGATGGATCACAAACTTCCCGAACGGAAGCGAGATTAAACGTTTCGCGATGGTGATCTATTTTCTTAAGTTAGTGTCAAATCTTTCTTGTAGGATATTGACTCTACGAGTATCATGGCATTAAAGTTCTTTACTCGTTCTGTTTTCACTGCATAGCCCGTACTGATCTAAATTAATTTATCATACGGATTGTTCATATCATCTCTGTATGGAACGAGGATAAAATTCATGTCATCCAAATTGTTTGTAGGCGGCCTTAGCTGGTCAACCACCGATCTCACTTTACGCCAAGTGTTTGAAACTCATGGCGCGATCCAAGAAGCGAATATAGTAGTCGATCGTGAGACCGGAAGATCGAGAGGATTCGGCTTTGTTACCTTCGTGGATCAGCATTCTGCGAAATCAGCGCTTTCGGAACTCAATGGTAAGGATTTAGACGGACGCAATATCGTAGTCTCCGTTGCAGAGGATAAACCAAGATCCGACCGCAATAGGAATAACAATAACAATAGGAAGTTTCAGCGCGATCGCTGGTAGTCTATCTACATTTACAATTTCTATAAAGAATCTTCTTGCTCTAGTATATCTCGCGGTGTGATTCAATATACTCGAGTGTTAGCAGCAAGTAGATTCATCTGAAAACATTTGGCTTCTTTTTTTCGTTAAGGCGATTACTTTTATAGAGGAGTCTACATTATTCTTCATACTTTCTTCTTTAAAGCCCTATGCAATTCCAAGAGCAAAAGTCGAATTTTTCAATAGGAGAGCTTTATGGCTAAAAAAGATAACTTGTCGTTTGTAAAAAGACAACGCGAATTAAAAAAGAAGGCGAGTAGGCAGGAAAAATTAGAGAAGCGCAAGATACGCAATGAAGAAAAGAAAAGTAATCATTTAGAACAGGAACCTTCTCCAGAAAAAGAAGAGTAGCGTGAAATACGTTACAATTTTCTATTTTTTCTTCAGCCACTAAATTCGTAATTCCCGGGATTTATACGCCATGCCAGACTTGGATGGGTATCGTATGCCTAAAGATCTCGAGACTCCCATCCAATCATTCGTCTCCTCAAAGAAATGGAAAGAATGGCTCACAAAAAATCATGCTATAGCTAACAAGGGTATTTGGCTCCGAATTTTTAAAAAAGATTCCGGTGAGGAAACAATTACTTATGATGAGGCATTGGATGAAGCACTTTGCTTTGGTTGGATCGATGGTCAGAAAAAAAAGTATGATGAGAGATCGTGGCTTCAAAAATTTACTCCTCGCAGATCGAAAAGCATATGGTCCAAGAGAAATAAAGAGCGGACGGTCCAGCTTATTAAGGAAAAGAGAATGCAACCATCCGGACTCAAGGAGATAGAGTCCGCAAAGAAAGACGGTAGATGGGATAAGGCCTATGATTCCCCCAGCCAGATGGAAATTCCTGCTGATTTTTTAGCAATGTTAATAAAAGACGAGCAGGCATACGAATTTTTTAAAACTCTGAATAAGACAAACGCCTATGCAATTGCCTGGCGACTAGCGACGGCAAAGAAGCCAGAGACCCGGGAAAAACGGATGCAAATTCTTCTGGAGATGATGAAGAAACAACAGAAATTGCATTAATTTCTCTTATATCATTTCTGAAATACAGTTCGCCCAATGATTCATACAGGGAACGCCAATATATTTCGCCTAACCGTTGTGATGTTTGCTGTTTAGAATACCGACTATCTTATTGAAAATCTACTAGCACGTCTTAATATAGGTGAACCTCCTATGACACTTAAATCCCAAAAATATCGGAATATTATCGATTCGCTTGTTGGCATATGTAAAACCGGGCAAGGTAAAATCGGATCAAACCGTATTCGATCCGGCATTTGGAACAGCAATGCGAAGTCGGATTCCGACGATCTCTCAGATGAATATCATATGAATCAATTGCTTGCCCGATTATCCGAAGGCGATCGATCGGTCCTTGCAAGAATGTTGGAAAACGAAGTGATTGTTGGCATTTTTGAAACACTTAAAGTTCTCGAAGAATATGAAATAGATCCGTTTGATACCGGATACGAAGGATCCCCGTATCATGATTTTATCGGTCGTCTTTCGGGTGATTGGGAATGGCCAGAAAAATAATTACAAAAATCAATAACTTCCCGTCTGAACATCTCCTGCACGTTTGTAATTCGCAATAATGACTCCACTCGGAGAAATCTGACTTTCCGTTACTTTGAATGCGGCAGGGATTGTGCCTTCGACAAATAATCGCTTTCCGCTGCCCAATGTTATCGGATAGATCTTTAGCCAGAATTCATCGATCAAATCATGTTTCATAAGGGTCTGAACGAGATTCGCACTTCCGTACACATGCAGATCCGGTCCTTCTCCTTGTTTGAGTTTGGTGATCTTCTCTACAATGTCTCCGCTTAAAAATACGGAGGGTTGCCATTCATGAGAAGTCATTGTATTCGAGGCGACGTACTTTGTTGCCGACATGACGCTTGGCCAGAAGTCTGCATGCTTTGGCCAGTAAGGCGACCAAATTTCAAAAGTCTTGCGCCCTAATAAGAGATCAAAAGGAACATTCATCTGCTTATTCATAACTAATCCAACAGTCTCGTCAGAATAGGGGACTTGCCACCCACCATATTGGAAGCCACCACTGGTATCTTCCTCTGGACCACCCCCGGCTTGGATTACACCATCAAGGGTGAGGAATTCGAGTACAATGACCTTTCTCATGATCTTAATTCCCTGCGTATAGATCTCTTAATTCGCCTCTGTATATTTCTTGAAATTGTCTAATATCGCCTGCCAGCCACCTCTTTGCATCTCGAGAGGATTCATTTGTTCCGGATCGAAGGTTACGGTCACTAGAGTGCCATTACCTTTATTCTCGAAATGGACATCTGCCTTCCTGCCGTCTAACATCGTATACGCAAAAGCTTTTTGATCTACGATTGAATCGTAAATCGCCTCGAATTCAAAACCGAAGCTCCCGTCTTTCGCTTCCATTCTCGCACTGTACTTACCACCAGGCTTCATATCATTTTTAGCCCAGGGGCATTGCCAATCATCCGAGGCAAAGTTCCAGCCGATGATATGCGCAGGGTTCGTATAATATTCCCAGACTTTTTTGACGTCTGCCGCGATGGTAGATTGAACAGTGATTTTGTTTGAGCTCATTTTAGGGAATATAATCGATTTCATCTTAAGTAGAAAAGCATTTTCGGTGTGTCGAAATATTACTTTATGGAAAAATTAAAGAAGAATATTGATGTATGAAAATCATTCCTTGTATTGTAGATCCATAGTGTGTAAAACTTTTATTGACAGAGTGATACCCTAAAGTATGAGCAAAACTAAACCGACTAAGAAAGAATTATCCCCAAAACAACAAGAAGATCTTCTCAAAATATTAAAAGATCGCTTCGAAAAGAACAAGGATCTTCATAAAGGCCTGGACTGGTCCAAAGTGCAGACAAGGTTGGCCGCAGCTCCTGAAAAGCTCCGGTCTCTCAGTGAAATGGAAGATACGGGAGGCGAACCGGATGTGATCGGGTTCGATAAGAAGTCTGGCCAATTTATTTTTTGCGATTGCTCGGAAGAAACTCCTAAAGGACGCCGAAGTCTTTGTTATGATCGCGAAGCGTTAGAGGAAAGAAAAGAACATAAGCCTAAAAATAGCGCCGTCGATCTAGCAACTTCTATGGGCATCGAGATCTTGACTGAAGAGCAATATAGAGACTTGCAGAAGCTAGGGGAGTTCGATCTGAAAACCTCGAGTTGGGTGCAAACGCCTTCTCCTATCAGAAAGCTAGGCGGAGTTCTTTTTTGTGATCGTCGTTATGATACTGTTTTCTTGTATCACAACGGTGCTTCTTCGTATTATGCTGTGAGAGGGTTTCGCGGTTTACTTAGGGTTTAATCGAACGACTATCTCGCTTTCGGGTTGTCTTGCGACAACCCTCGCAGTATGGCTTAATTCCAATCGTCGATCTTCATATCGTTCGGTGCCGGTTGGCCTTTGCCGGTTTCTACAAGTGATCGTAAGCTTAGCAGGAACACTGCCCATTTCATACTACAATGAGCTGTCATTTCGTTCTCCCTCTTCCAGTCTTGGTGTTTGAAAAAGACAACTGTCATTGGTCCTCCATCCGGAGCCTTGCTTTGCGTAAGTTTAAAGTCTATATGGGATCCGACCCATTCTTCCGGTCCGATCGTACATTCCCAGAGCACTCGATCCGATGTGAGTTCTTGGACTTTCATGTCAAAGCTTCCTTTTCCGAAATGGAAGCGGATAGTCTCTCCGGCTGGCGAGATCCCGTCCGGAAATTTTCCTTCTACTTCGTTTGTCCACCATCCTTCAAGCCCTGCTTGGGTAGATATTGCCTTAATGACTTCCGGAAACCCGGCACGTATTCCAATTTTGTGATATATTCCGTTCATACTGTATATCCTTCTCCTTTTGTTTTCCTTCCGGCTTTGCCGATAAAGACGTTGGTTTATTCCTTGTTTCCCCATGTAGCGAGGCCGGCGAGTATGCTTGTCCATCCGAAGCGATGTTTTTCGATCGATTCTGCGTTCGCTAGATTCTCATGGATCAGAGTGACAAGTGTTTGAGGCTTTCGCTTGGCAGAAGTGGAATTCTCCGTTTCTGCGTCCATTAGCTCCGTGAATGTAACGGTAACTAACGTATCTTTTCCTCCGGTTGCATCGGATCTCCAAGTAAAGACCAGTTTTGTCGGTTCTTCAATAATATGATATTCGCCTTCGTGAGGTAGGATCTTTCCGTTCAAGAGCATATTGATCTTGAACTTTCCGCCGGGACGCGGATCTATCTTTACCGATTCAATGCTGACTTCTGCTTCCGATAGAAACCATTTTGTGACTGCTTCCGGTTTTAACCATGCGCGAAACAATCGAGCCGGTTCGGCGTTAATTTTTTTTTCTACTTTTAGTATCTCTGTGGGTACCATGATCTTCTTCCTCTATAAATGATTCGAGTCTATCGAGTTTGTTGGTCCAGAATTCTTGGTGGTAGGTGAGCCATGCCGATGCTTCGGTAAGTGTTCGGTTCTGTAGCTCCAGTTTATAACTGCGCCCATCTTCCGGATCTCTTACCTTACGCACTAATCCTGCCGCGGTAAGCACATCGATATGCTTGGCTACTCCTGCAAAAGACATTGAGAACGGTTCCGCCAATTCGGAGATCGTAAGGGCCCGCTTTCGTAATCGAGCAAGCATCTGCCTTCTCGAGCTATCCGCAAGCGCCGCGAACACGCGATCCAGTTGCTCTTCGCTTTTCTTTAATTCAACCATTTAGTTGAATAAATGCCTCTCGATCTCCCTTTGTCAACTATTAAACTATTTGGTTGAGTAAATTTTCCCGATTTTTATTCGTTTATTCCCCACTAGATGTTCCTATAAAGTTAGGGATTGAGTTCTTCTCGGCTTCGTAATTGCTTGCATTGGGTGATCGATCATGCATTTATGAAGCGCCTTTGTTTTGAAATAGAGAAGAGAATGGAAACAAATATGGATCATTTGAATCAGAAGCTTGCTCGTCTATGCTTTGCCGTAACTGCCGTTTGTTGTTTGTTTGGGGTAGTATTAGAACTTTGGTTCTCATACTTCCATGAATCTATTCTGCCGCCGAATGCAGGTTTCACTCGCACTTTCGGTCCTGGATGGGGTAGCTTCTTCAACCAATTCGTTTTTTTTACCACTCAATCGAATATTATTCTAGGTATAACGACTCTTCTTCTTGCGTTGGAACCTCGTAGATCTTCTGATTCTTTCCATATCTGGCGCTTGATCGGTTTGATCGACATATCGATCACCGCTATCGTTTTCAATTTTGTTTTGGCAAACGGTCCGAGTAGAGGCCCTATTTCACATTTAGCGAGTATATTCGAGCACAGTATCAATCCTATTCTTGCGATCCTAGGTTGGTTCGTTTTCGGTCCTTCCGGATCAGTAACGGTACGA is a genomic window of Leptospira langatensis containing:
- a CDS encoding ribbon-helix-helix protein, CopG family — its product is MISLRIPPELERKLDSFAKSEGKSRSEIVKESILEYIKNHSSSKTPFELGEDLFGKHSANDKKLAENRKVTLNKILKDKNEKRRAR
- a CDS encoding YdeI/OmpD-associated family protein, whose translation is MPDLDGYRMPKDLETPIQSFVSSKKWKEWLTKNHAIANKGIWLRIFKKDSGEETITYDEALDEALCFGWIDGQKKKYDERSWLQKFTPRRSKSIWSKRNKERTVQLIKEKRMQPSGLKEIESAKKDGRWDKAYDSPSQMEIPADFLAMLIKDEQAYEFFKTLNKTNAYAIAWRLATAKKPETREKRMQILLEMMKKQQKLH
- a CDS encoding SRPBCC family protein gives rise to the protein MVPTEILKVEKKINAEPARLFRAWLKPEAVTKWFLSEAEVSIESVKIDPRPGGKFKINMLLNGKILPHEGEYHIIEEPTKLVFTWRSDATGGKDTLVTVTFTELMDAETENSTSAKRKPQTLVTLIHENLANAESIEKHRFGWTSILAGLATWGNKE
- a CDS encoding SRPBCC family protein translates to MSSNKITVQSTIAADVKKVWEYYTNPAHIIGWNFASDDWQCPWAKNDMKPGGKYSARMEAKDGSFGFEFEAIYDSIVDQKAFAYTMLDGRKADVHFENKGNGTLVTVTFDPEQMNPLEMQRGGWQAILDNFKKYTEAN
- a CDS encoding DUF6547 family protein, which gives rise to MTLKSQKYRNIIDSLVGICKTGQGKIGSNRIRSGIWNSNAKSDSDDLSDEYHMNQLLARLSEGDRSVLARMLENEVIVGIFETLKVLEEYEIDPFDTGYEGSPYHDFIGRLSGDWEWPEK
- a CDS encoding DUF4256 domain-containing protein, which produces MSKTKPTKKELSPKQQEDLLKILKDRFEKNKDLHKGLDWSKVQTRLAAAPEKLRSLSEMEDTGGEPDVIGFDKKSGQFIFCDCSEETPKGRRSLCYDREALEERKEHKPKNSAVDLATSMGIEILTEEQYRDLQKLGEFDLKTSSWVQTPSPIRKLGGVLFCDRRYDTVFLYHNGASSYYAVRGFRGLLRV
- a CDS encoding RNA recognition motif domain-containing protein — encoded protein: MSSKLFVGGLSWSTTDLTLRQVFETHGAIQEANIVVDRETGRSRGFGFVTFVDQHSAKSALSELNGKDLDGRNIVVSVAEDKPRSDRNRNNNNNRKFQRDRW
- a CDS encoding SRPBCC domain-containing protein, with the protein product MNGIYHKIGIRAGFPEVIKAISTQAGLEGWWTNEVEGKFPDGISPAGETIRFHFGKGSFDMKVQELTSDRVLWECTIGPEEWVGSHIDFKLTQSKAPDGGPMTVVFFKHQDWKRENEMTAHCSMKWAVFLLSLRSLVETGKGQPAPNDMKIDDWN
- a CDS encoding dihydrofolate reductase family protein, giving the protein MRKVIVLEFLTLDGVIQAGGGPEEDTSGGFQYGGWQVPYSDETVGLVMNKQMNVPFDLLLGRKTFEIWSPYWPKHADFWPSVMSATKYVASNTMTSHEWQPSVFLSGDIVEKITKLKQGEGPDLHVYGSANLVQTLMKHDLIDEFWLKIYPITLGSGKRLFVEGTIPAAFKVTESQISPSGVIIANYKRAGDVQTGSY
- a CDS encoding Pr6Pr family membrane protein encodes the protein MSSSRLRNCLHWVIDHAFMKRLCFEIEKRMETNMDHLNQKLARLCFAVTAVCCLFGVVLELWFSYFHESILPPNAGFTRTFGPGWGSFFNQFVFFTTQSNIILGITTLLLALEPRRSSDSFHIWRLIGLIDISITAIVFNFVLANGPSRGPISHLASIFEHSINPILAILGWFVFGPSGSVTVRRIVIAAMFPIAYAAFTLIRGAILIWYPYNILDVTNLGYSGVSIYIVAIFILFLLIAGVLFVFDRWIRSRLTRT
- a CDS encoding type II toxin-antitoxin system VapC family toxin yields the protein MKNAALVDSGPIIALFNSSDDYHKSVFKFLKGFKGSLFTTWPVITEVIYLLSFSIDAQSDFLEWIERESVQILDVTLDDLKYIKSRMQKYSDLPMDLADASLMCIAEREGIYNIISIDSDFSIYKTLKGKYLTNLFKN
- a CDS encoding DUF4365 domain-containing protein, producing MSIKIQAIEEALSVSYVSAVVSKAGHTYDIIQRDYGVDISIRKIDFFNGQQIDMGAVLDCQLKSTINWSIDDTHIIYDMEAPAYNKLIYRSQNGAYPCLLVLLCLPRDSANWVLLNEEKLELRKCCYWMYLSGNPTENTHTIRIRVPRSNTFTPDAIPEILSSAMRDEL
- a CDS encoding ArsR/SmtB family transcription factor → MVELKKSEEQLDRVFAALADSSRRQMLARLRKRALTISELAEPFSMSFAGVAKHIDVLTAAGLVRKVRDPEDGRSYKLELQNRTLTEASAWLTYHQEFWTNKLDRLESFIEEEDHGTHRDTKSRKKN